In one Corallococcus silvisoli genomic region, the following are encoded:
- a CDS encoding GFA family protein, which yields MAEMKTYSGSCHCGQVRYEAQTDLAQVVSCNCSICHRLGAVLTFVPPEQFKSLSGQDTVKSYQFNKKVINHLFCPTCGVESYATGKGPDGKPMFAVNVRCLEGVDLSTLKPFHYNGKDM from the coding sequence ATGGCGGAGATGAAGACGTATTCGGGGAGCTGCCACTGTGGACAGGTCCGCTACGAGGCGCAGACGGACCTGGCCCAGGTGGTGAGCTGCAACTGTTCCATCTGTCACAGGCTGGGCGCGGTCCTCACCTTCGTTCCGCCGGAGCAGTTCAAGTCGCTCTCCGGCCAGGACACCGTGAAGAGCTACCAGTTCAACAAGAAGGTCATCAACCACCTGTTCTGCCCCACGTGCGGCGTGGAGTCCTACGCCACCGGCAAGGGCCCGGACGGCAAGCCCATGTTCGCCGTCAACGTGCGCTGCCTGGAGGGCGTGGACCTGTCCACGCTCAAGCCCTTCCACTACAACGGCAAGGACATGTAG
- a CDS encoding DNA-3-methyladenine glycosylase family protein encodes MPRAPLATPVLLPDAYTPAVRRALVRADPALAPLFKTVGPFRMELSPLHSPFEALAHSIVYQQLHGRAAATIFGRVCERVGKGKAFTPQKLLALPDATLREAGLSANKLLAIQDLARKTVDGTVPPLARVRRMSDEDLIEHLTQVRGIGQWTVEMLLIFRLGRPDILPVDDYGVRKGFMVMKGLKEMPKPKALLEYGERWRPFRTVVSWYLWRAADLPAGTYTSLAEG; translated from the coding sequence ATGCCACGCGCTCCGCTTGCCACCCCGGTGCTGCTCCCTGATGCGTACACCCCCGCCGTGCGCCGCGCCCTCGTGCGCGCGGACCCGGCGCTGGCGCCCCTCTTCAAGACGGTGGGCCCGTTCCGCATGGAGCTGAGCCCGCTGCACAGCCCCTTCGAGGCGCTGGCGCACTCCATCGTGTACCAGCAGCTCCACGGCCGCGCGGCGGCGACCATCTTCGGTCGGGTGTGCGAGCGCGTGGGGAAGGGCAAGGCCTTCACGCCGCAGAAGCTGCTCGCGCTGCCGGACGCCACGCTGCGCGAGGCCGGCCTGTCCGCGAACAAGCTGCTGGCCATCCAGGACCTGGCGCGCAAGACGGTGGACGGGACGGTGCCGCCGCTCGCGCGCGTGCGCCGCATGTCCGACGAGGACCTCATCGAGCACCTCACCCAGGTGCGCGGCATCGGCCAGTGGACCGTGGAGATGTTGCTCATCTTCCGCCTGGGCCGGCCGGACATCCTGCCCGTGGACGACTACGGCGTGCGCAAGGGCTTCATGGTCATGAAGGGCCTGAAGGAGATGCCCAAGCCCAAGGCCCTGCTGGAGTATGGCGAGCGCTGGCGCCCGTTCCGCACCGTGGTGAGCTGGTACCTGTGGCGCGCGGCGGACCTGCCCGCGGGCACCTACACGTCGCTGGCGGAGGGCTAG
- a CDS encoding GvpL/GvpF family gas vesicle protein, with protein sequence MTAKTHAESSREGRAHYLYGIVRGDGGWEPSVAGLGTSPVRVVREGGLAALVSDAGGLRVVPTRTHLLMHQRVTEAVLREHTLVPVAFGTVLPSEARVRELLRVARAPLTRALSALEGRVELGLKVLCHGDALTRRLVAETPGLARRDDEPEEDHEQRLEVALRECTTRDLNGLRVGLCPLAEATHEAPPLGERMILNAAFLVDRTRVAAFEARLQSLVARLDAYTFRFTGPWPAYSFVDVRLDVEQAGPETP encoded by the coding sequence ATGACGGCGAAGACCCATGCGGAGTCGTCGCGGGAGGGGCGAGCGCACTACCTCTACGGAATCGTGCGCGGGGACGGCGGCTGGGAGCCATCCGTGGCGGGGCTGGGCACGTCGCCGGTGCGCGTGGTCCGCGAAGGCGGGCTCGCGGCGCTGGTGTCCGACGCGGGCGGCCTGCGGGTGGTGCCCACGCGAACGCACCTGCTGATGCACCAGCGCGTGACGGAGGCCGTGCTGCGCGAGCACACGCTGGTGCCCGTGGCCTTCGGCACGGTGCTGCCTTCGGAGGCGCGGGTGCGGGAGCTGCTGCGCGTGGCGCGCGCCCCGCTGACCCGGGCGCTGTCGGCGCTGGAGGGGCGCGTGGAGCTGGGGCTGAAGGTGCTCTGCCACGGCGACGCGCTGACGCGGCGGCTGGTGGCGGAGACGCCGGGGCTCGCGCGCAGGGACGACGAGCCCGAGGAGGACCACGAGCAGCGGCTGGAAGTGGCGCTGCGCGAGTGCACCACGCGGGACCTGAACGGGCTGAGGGTCGGGCTGTGTCCGCTGGCGGAGGCCACGCACGAGGCGCCGCCGCTGGGCGAGCGGATGATCCTCAACGCGGCCTTCCTGGTGGACCGGACCCGGGTGGCCGCGTTCGAGGCGCGGTTGCAGTCGCTGGTGGCGCGGCTGGACGCGTACACGTTCCGCTTCACCGGGCCGTGGCCGGCCTACAGCTTCGTGGACGTGCGGCTGGACGTGGAGCAGGCCGGCCCCGAGACGCCGTGA
- a CDS encoding MFS transporter has protein sequence MRRIPSRLWLLCALYFVQGLPFGFQVTALPVYLRTRGVSLAALGFAGALSLPWMLKALWAPLVDRYGSARVGRRRSWILPMQAGLALACALAAVAAGRDSLPLLLGLLFVMNLFAATQDIAVDGFAVDLLRPEELGLGNTAQVVGYKLGMLTGGGLLVWASSRIGWSGLFVVMSALCLAVFTVVLFVKEPPPREESGAQGAKLDWPALLSRLKSALTVPGTGWLLLFIGTYKLGETMSDVLYKPFLVDAGFTPARIGLWVGTWGTAASLLGSMCGGLLASRLPLLRAVALTGTLRLLPLLGRWVLTQVGVSDAGVLGVTLTEEFFGGALTTVMFAFMMSRTDRRIGATHYTLLASVEVAGKAPAGPLAGILADPRYGGWGYANVFLLGVALSAAFLALLGPLRRSAPAPTPQPAA, from the coding sequence ATGCGACGCATCCCGTCCCGGCTGTGGCTGTTGTGCGCGCTGTACTTCGTGCAGGGGCTGCCCTTCGGCTTCCAGGTGACGGCGCTGCCCGTCTACCTGCGCACGCGCGGCGTCTCCCTGGCTGCGCTGGGGTTCGCGGGCGCGCTGTCCCTGCCGTGGATGCTCAAGGCCCTGTGGGCCCCGCTGGTGGACCGCTACGGCTCCGCGCGCGTGGGGCGGCGGCGCTCGTGGATATTGCCCATGCAGGCGGGGCTCGCGCTCGCGTGCGCCCTGGCCGCCGTCGCCGCGGGCCGGGACTCGCTGCCCCTGCTGTTGGGCCTCCTCTTCGTGATGAACCTCTTCGCCGCCACCCAGGACATCGCGGTGGATGGCTTCGCGGTGGACCTGCTGCGCCCGGAGGAGCTGGGCCTGGGCAACACCGCGCAGGTCGTGGGCTACAAGCTGGGCATGCTCACCGGCGGCGGGCTCCTGGTGTGGGCCAGCTCGCGCATCGGCTGGTCCGGGCTGTTCGTCGTCATGTCGGCGCTGTGCCTGGCCGTCTTCACCGTCGTCCTGTTCGTGAAGGAGCCGCCCCCGCGCGAGGAGTCAGGGGCGCAGGGCGCGAAGCTGGACTGGCCCGCGCTCCTGTCGCGCCTCAAGTCCGCGCTCACCGTGCCGGGCACGGGGTGGCTGCTGCTCTTCATCGGCACGTACAAGCTGGGCGAGACGATGTCCGACGTCCTCTACAAGCCCTTCCTCGTGGACGCGGGCTTCACGCCCGCGCGCATCGGCCTGTGGGTGGGCACGTGGGGCACCGCCGCGTCGCTGCTGGGGTCCATGTGCGGGGGGCTGCTCGCCTCGCGCCTGCCGCTGCTGCGGGCGGTGGCCCTCACCGGGACGCTGCGCCTGCTGCCGCTGCTGGGGCGGTGGGTGCTCACGCAGGTCGGGGTCAGCGACGCGGGCGTGCTGGGCGTCACGCTCACCGAGGAGTTCTTCGGCGGCGCGCTCACCACCGTGATGTTCGCCTTCATGATGTCGCGCACGGACCGCCGCATCGGGGCCACGCACTACACGCTGCTGGCCAGCGTGGAGGTCGCGGGCAAGGCGCCCGCGGGCCCCCTGGCGGGGATCCTCGCGGATCCCCGGTACGGCGGCTGGGGCTACGCGAACGTCTTCCTCCTGGGCGTCGCGCTGTCCGCCGCGTTCCTCGCGCTGCTGGGTCCCCTTCGCCGGAGCGCGCCCGCGCCCACGCCACAGCCCGCGGCGTGA
- a CDS encoding response regulator codes for MTNTPEKQKPLVLVVDDYQDAREMYAEYLEFSGFRVAEAKNGQEALDKAFELVPDVILMDLSLPVMDGWEATRRLKRDARTKAIPVVALTGHALKGHSEDANEAGCDAYVTKPCLPDALVDQVKKMIARRGVPPAR; via the coding sequence ATGACGAACACCCCGGAAAAACAAAAGCCGCTCGTGCTGGTGGTGGACGACTACCAGGATGCCCGGGAGATGTACGCGGAGTACCTGGAGTTCTCCGGCTTCCGCGTCGCGGAGGCGAAGAACGGCCAGGAGGCGCTGGACAAGGCGTTCGAGCTGGTGCCGGACGTCATCCTGATGGACCTGTCGCTGCCGGTGATGGACGGCTGGGAGGCGACGCGCCGGCTGAAGCGCGACGCGCGCACGAAGGCCATCCCGGTGGTGGCGCTCACCGGCCATGCCCTGAAGGGGCACTCGGAGGACGCGAACGAGGCCGGGTGTGATGCGTACGTCACCAAGCCGTGCCTGCCGGACGCGCTGGTGGACCAGGTGAAGAAGATGATCGCCCGGCGGGGGGTACCGCCGGCGCGCTGA
- a CDS encoding SIMPL domain-containing protein (The SIMPL domain is named for its presence in mouse protein SIMPL (signalling molecule that associates with mouse pelle-like kinase). Bacterial member BP26, from Brucella, was shown to assemble into a channel-like structure, while YggE from E. coli has been associated with resistance to oxidative stress.), producing the protein MPEQTETESGIIVVELASEHELEADHVDAVVDVKATAFFTGNAAFANAKEVASLVRRMEELGVPATAFTLQAVQAETTEGLLTRSSSALYTLRIRLVDMSRVGDVLSALSGLKQATLRELKWGYVRESEARQDWLEALARESVKKARRVAAGLGVTLGGLHRFSERTWDSPAFGPRVGGYVSDDETLPQSMPGSYGGRASLGFTVSHRKKVHVTATAQFRTHPAPGS; encoded by the coding sequence ATGCCGGAGCAGACCGAAACCGAGTCGGGAATCATCGTCGTGGAGCTGGCCTCCGAGCACGAGCTGGAGGCGGACCACGTGGACGCGGTGGTGGACGTGAAGGCCACGGCCTTCTTCACCGGCAACGCGGCCTTCGCCAACGCGAAGGAGGTGGCCTCCCTGGTGCGCCGCATGGAGGAGCTGGGCGTGCCCGCCACGGCCTTCACGCTCCAGGCGGTGCAGGCGGAGACGACGGAGGGCCTGCTCACGCGCTCCTCCTCCGCGCTCTACACGCTGCGCATCCGGCTGGTGGACATGTCGCGGGTGGGGGACGTGCTCTCGGCCCTGTCCGGCCTGAAGCAGGCGACGCTGCGCGAGCTCAAGTGGGGCTACGTCCGGGAGTCGGAGGCCCGGCAGGACTGGCTGGAGGCGCTGGCCCGCGAGTCGGTGAAGAAGGCGCGCCGCGTGGCGGCCGGGCTCGGCGTGACGCTGGGCGGGCTGCACCGCTTCTCCGAGCGCACCTGGGACTCGCCGGCCTTCGGCCCCCGGGTCGGCGGGTATGTCAGTGACGATGAGACGCTGCCCCAGTCCATGCCGGGCAGCTATGGCGGCCGCGCCTCCCTGGGCTTCACCGTGTCCCACCGCAAGAAGGTGCACGTGACGGCCACGGCGCAGTTCCGCACCCACCCGGCCCCGGGGTCCTAG
- a CDS encoding FAD-dependent oxidoreductase: protein MNDERLHKSLWTVTAPPRNFPVLPGDLDVDVAIIGGGVAGLTTAWLLKRAGKKVAVLEMHRILSGQTGQTTAHLTELLDTPYTALLKDFGDKGAHLAASSSRAAIEQIASTVETLSIDCGFTRVPAFKFAETEAELRDLLHEVAAARRVGLLASFNRSVPLPFPVKGALRVEDQALLHPRAYLLALADRVPGDGSHLFEQSKVVDIHDGTPCRVVTEHGTVTARAVVEATTTPLNRVALHTRLYPYRTYAVAAPLDGPLEPGQYFDSRDPYHYIRTQRVAGVPYVIVGGEDHKVGAHEDTAARFATLEAYARARFPLKRVTHRWSGQVIEPADGLPSIGRNVGSRHVYVATGFSGTGMTFGTLAGMVLSDLILGQENPYAALYAPGRLKPRAGAKDFIQENADVAFRFVADRLSKPDGRHLKDLAPGEGRILEVDGRKVAVYRDDEGTAHAVSPVCTHLGCHVHWNNAERSWDCPCHGGRFSPTGRVLNGPAVSDLPSRKLPVK from the coding sequence ATGAATGACGAGCGGCTCCACAAATCCCTTTGGACGGTGACGGCGCCGCCCCGGAACTTTCCCGTCCTGCCAGGGGACCTGGACGTGGACGTGGCCATCATCGGCGGGGGCGTCGCGGGGCTGACGACCGCCTGGCTGCTCAAGCGTGCCGGCAAGAAGGTGGCGGTGCTGGAGATGCACCGCATCCTCTCCGGACAGACGGGGCAGACGACGGCGCACCTCACGGAGTTGCTGGACACGCCGTACACCGCGCTGCTCAAGGACTTCGGCGACAAGGGCGCCCACCTGGCCGCGTCCTCCAGCCGGGCCGCCATCGAGCAGATCGCCTCGACGGTGGAGACGCTCTCCATCGACTGTGGCTTCACCCGCGTGCCTGCCTTCAAGTTCGCGGAGACGGAGGCGGAGCTGCGCGACCTCCTGCACGAGGTGGCCGCCGCGCGGCGGGTGGGGCTGTTGGCCTCCTTCAACCGGAGCGTGCCGCTGCCGTTCCCGGTGAAGGGCGCGCTGCGCGTGGAGGATCAGGCGCTGCTGCACCCGCGAGCGTACCTGCTCGCGCTGGCGGACCGCGTCCCGGGCGACGGCAGCCACCTGTTCGAGCAGAGCAAGGTCGTGGACATCCATGACGGCACGCCCTGCCGCGTCGTCACCGAGCACGGCACCGTGACGGCGCGGGCCGTGGTGGAGGCCACCACCACGCCGCTCAACCGCGTGGCCCTGCACACCCGGCTCTATCCCTACCGCACCTACGCGGTGGCGGCCCCGCTGGACGGCCCGCTGGAGCCGGGCCAGTACTTCGACAGCCGCGACCCGTACCACTACATCCGCACGCAGCGGGTGGCCGGCGTGCCGTACGTCATCGTGGGGGGCGAGGACCACAAGGTCGGCGCCCACGAGGACACCGCCGCGCGCTTCGCCACGCTGGAGGCCTACGCCCGCGCGCGGTTCCCGCTGAAGCGCGTCACCCACCGCTGGTCGGGCCAGGTCATCGAGCCCGCGGACGGTCTGCCCTCCATCGGCCGGAACGTGGGCAGCCGCCACGTGTACGTGGCCACGGGCTTCTCCGGCACGGGGATGACGTTCGGCACGCTCGCGGGCATGGTGCTGTCGGACCTCATCCTGGGCCAGGAGAACCCCTACGCCGCGCTGTATGCCCCGGGCCGCTTGAAGCCCCGGGCGGGCGCGAAGGACTTCATCCAGGAGAACGCGGACGTCGCCTTCCGCTTCGTCGCGGACCGGCTGTCCAAGCCCGACGGGCGGCACCTGAAGGACCTGGCGCCAGGGGAGGGGCGGATCCTCGAGGTGGACGGCCGCAAGGTGGCCGTGTACCGCGACGACGAAGGCACCGCGCACGCCGTGTCCCCGGTGTGCACGCACCTGGGCTGCCACGTGCACTGGAACAACGCGGAGCGCTCCTGGGACTGCCCGTGCCATGGAGGCCGCTTCAGCCCCACCGGCCGCGTGCTCAACGGTCCCGCGGTGAGCGACCTGCCGTCGCGCAAGCTGCCCGTGAAGTGA
- a CDS encoding SMI1/KNR4 family protein has protein sequence MPSMDSLLAEVSRHHYPEPPATPEQIAAFEARAGWQLDPDLRAFYLHCNGAALFRPRLTANYRVLSLDEIRRGRAAIRGSESDKDGPASWYTLLYLQDGDYVLADVSRKEDGRYPLLDAFHETFPDPVETRQIAASFSEFLEKALASGDDFFWLDG, from the coding sequence ATGCCCTCGATGGACAGCCTCCTGGCCGAAGTCTCCCGGCACCACTACCCGGAACCGCCTGCGACGCCGGAGCAAATCGCGGCCTTCGAGGCGCGAGCGGGCTGGCAGTTGGACCCCGACCTGCGCGCCTTCTATCTGCACTGCAACGGCGCGGCCCTCTTCCGTCCGCGCCTGACCGCGAACTACCGCGTCCTCTCGCTCGACGAAATCCGCCGCGGCCGAGCTGCCATCCGCGGCAGCGAGTCGGACAAGGATGGCCCTGCCTCCTGGTACACCCTCCTCTACCTCCAGGACGGCGACTACGTCCTCGCGGACGTCTCGCGAAAGGAAGACGGGCGGTACCCCCTCCTCGATGCCTTCCACGAGACGTTCCCGGACCCCGTGGAGACCCGCCAGATTGCCGCGTCGTTCAGCGAGTTCCTGGAGAAGGCACTGGCCAGCGGGGACGACTTCTTCTGGCTGGACGGATGA
- a CDS encoding hemerythrin domain-containing protein: MHALELIHQQHEEVSKLFKRYEKLADHDDARRQALFEQIADRLGAHAKIEELYLYPALKTEDTEDDLREAVEEHLSLKRLISDLLDMEASDEEYDAKMKVLQEQVEHHVEEEEQDLFKAARRLLSQEQLEDLGIQLEEEYDALMEGEPRKDVPDETEHAAPLE, from the coding sequence ATGCACGCGCTGGAGTTGATCCATCAGCAGCATGAAGAGGTGTCCAAGCTCTTCAAGCGGTACGAGAAGCTGGCCGACCACGACGATGCGCGGCGCCAGGCGCTGTTCGAGCAGATCGCCGACCGGCTGGGCGCGCACGCGAAGATTGAGGAGCTGTACCTCTACCCGGCGCTCAAGACGGAGGACACCGAGGACGACCTGCGCGAGGCCGTCGAGGAGCACCTGTCCCTCAAGCGGCTGATTTCGGACCTGCTGGACATGGAGGCGTCGGACGAGGAGTACGACGCGAAGATGAAGGTCCTCCAGGAGCAGGTGGAGCACCACGTCGAGGAGGAGGAGCAGGACCTCTTCAAGGCCGCGCGCAGGCTCCTGAGCCAGGAGCAGCTGGAGGACCTGGGCATCCAGTTGGAGGAGGAGTACGACGCGCTGATGGAGGGCGAGCCGCGCAAGGACGTGCCCGACGAGACGGAGCACGCCGCGCCCCTCGAGTGA
- a CDS encoding PAS domain-containing sensor histidine kinase, which translates to MASPAPLPPAEAEPGARLVLAEHLLACESAVACARAMVEWLARRSSAAVACLGPGDGGNGSACLASEGLTGSQQAALARAWDAPASPLSSFRTRPGARWLGADALEGVVIPGGFLAVPLGRAGSPAVALLVVGVPGPLVPQDVAWVASCAGPLMARWVAADARAPRRPEPDRLLRRVINAVSDPVLLTDAEGTLLFANGRAEALLVAGPDASPGRARAVEVNQRLFRETLAQGGGTTVHRREVPLVDPLEGMDLLFELVTTPVLAPDGPSVVVSVLRNVTDLGRATQALGESYRRLRATEREARSERHRLDRVLDSVADPIILTDPAGGMVMMNDPAERLFAWPHEEGPSSEATERRVRANAALFASFLANLLGPVNAGVSRWKSQLTLDEPATGAPVPMEAMANKVLGDGGELTGIVTVFHDRTEVLERARLLERVKEVSSELEARVQSATAELAEQNELLRRQAIQLEQASAAKSQFLANMSHEFRTPLNAILGYTNMLLQNVSGEMTPPQRRNLTRIDSNGRHLLEVINEILDITRIEAGRMPLHLTDFGIPELLQEVMAEMDPIIARSKLTVETHLDEGLPGVWSDRQKVKQIVLNLLSNALKFTHEGGVRVAAEYQSATSTVAISVKDTGIGIDVSNQEKIFEDFQQVDSSPTRAYGGTGLGLSICRRLATMLGGRVSLQSAPGQGSTFTLHFPRRARRT; encoded by the coding sequence GTGGCGTCTCCAGCCCCGCTGCCCCCCGCCGAAGCCGAACCCGGGGCGCGCCTCGTGCTCGCCGAGCACCTGCTCGCCTGCGAGTCCGCCGTCGCCTGCGCACGGGCGATGGTGGAGTGGCTCGCGCGGCGGTCCAGCGCGGCGGTCGCCTGCCTGGGCCCCGGGGATGGGGGCAATGGCTCCGCGTGCCTGGCCAGTGAGGGACTGACGGGCTCGCAGCAGGCCGCGCTCGCCAGGGCCTGGGACGCGCCCGCCTCGCCCCTGTCGTCCTTCCGCACCCGGCCCGGGGCGCGGTGGCTGGGGGCGGACGCGCTGGAGGGCGTGGTGATTCCGGGTGGCTTCCTGGCGGTGCCGCTGGGCCGGGCGGGGTCGCCCGCCGTGGCGCTGCTGGTGGTGGGGGTGCCGGGTCCGCTCGTGCCGCAGGACGTGGCGTGGGTGGCGTCCTGCGCGGGGCCGCTGATGGCCCGGTGGGTGGCGGCGGACGCCCGGGCGCCGCGCCGGCCGGAGCCGGACCGGCTGCTGCGCCGGGTCATCAACGCGGTGTCGGATCCGGTGCTGCTGACGGACGCGGAGGGCACGCTGCTCTTCGCCAACGGCCGCGCGGAGGCCCTGCTGGTCGCGGGGCCGGACGCGAGCCCCGGCCGCGCGCGGGCGGTGGAGGTCAACCAACGGCTGTTCCGGGAGACGCTCGCGCAGGGCGGAGGCACCACGGTGCACCGGCGCGAGGTGCCGCTGGTGGATCCGCTGGAGGGGATGGACCTGCTCTTCGAGCTGGTCACCACGCCGGTGCTGGCGCCGGACGGGCCCTCGGTGGTGGTGAGCGTGCTGCGCAACGTGACGGACCTGGGCCGCGCCACGCAGGCCCTGGGGGAGAGCTACCGGCGGCTGCGCGCCACCGAGCGCGAGGCGCGCAGCGAGCGCCACCGGCTGGACCGGGTGCTGGACTCCGTGGCGGACCCCATCATCCTGACCGACCCGGCGGGCGGAATGGTGATGATGAACGACCCGGCCGAGCGGCTCTTCGCGTGGCCCCACGAGGAGGGCCCTTCGAGCGAGGCCACCGAGCGCCGGGTGCGCGCCAACGCCGCGCTCTTCGCGTCGTTCCTGGCCAACCTGCTGGGCCCCGTCAACGCGGGCGTGTCGCGCTGGAAGAGCCAGCTGACGCTGGACGAGCCGGCCACCGGCGCCCCCGTGCCCATGGAGGCCATGGCCAACAAGGTGCTGGGGGACGGGGGCGAGCTGACGGGCATCGTCACCGTGTTCCACGACCGCACGGAGGTGCTGGAGCGGGCGCGGCTGCTGGAGCGCGTGAAGGAGGTCTCCAGCGAGCTGGAGGCGCGCGTGCAGTCCGCCACGGCGGAGCTGGCGGAGCAGAACGAGCTGCTGCGCCGGCAGGCCATCCAGTTGGAGCAGGCGAGCGCGGCCAAGTCGCAGTTCCTGGCCAACATGTCGCATGAGTTCCGCACGCCGCTCAACGCCATCCTCGGCTACACGAACATGCTGCTCCAGAACGTGTCCGGGGAGATGACGCCGCCGCAGCGCCGCAACCTCACGCGCATCGACTCCAACGGGCGGCACCTGCTGGAGGTCATCAACGAGATCTTGGACATCACCCGCATCGAGGCGGGGCGGATGCCCCTGCACCTGACGGACTTCGGCATCCCGGAGCTCCTGCAGGAGGTGATGGCGGAGATGGACCCCATCATCGCGCGCAGCAAGCTGACGGTGGAGACGCACCTGGATGAAGGGTTGCCGGGCGTGTGGAGCGACCGACAGAAGGTGAAGCAGATCGTCCTCAACCTGTTGTCCAACGCGCTGAAGTTCACGCATGAGGGCGGCGTGCGCGTGGCGGCGGAGTATCAGAGCGCCACCAGCACGGTGGCCATCTCCGTGAAGGACACAGGCATCGGCATCGACGTGTCGAACCAGGAGAAGATCTTCGAGGACTTCCAGCAGGTGGACAGCTCCCCCACGCGAGCCTATGGGGGCACGGGCCTGGGCCTGTCCATCTGCCGTCGTCTGGCCACGATGCTGGGGGGACGCGTCTCCCTCCAGAGCGCCCCGGGCCAGGGTTCGACCTTCACCCTGCACTTTCCAAGACGTGCGAGACGGACATGA
- a CDS encoding pyridoxal phosphate-dependent aminotransferase: protein MSDSVPLHAFRTVPRTGVIFVTAEATRRGYRPGDPDWCNLGQGQPETGDLPGAPPRVGQVTVDMADQEYAPVAGLWEVREAIAGLYNRLYRKGMPSQYSAENVCLSGGGRAALTRAAASLGQVNLGHFLPDYTAYEELLDVFKAFTAIPILLEGERGYAFTHEDLRREIQGRGLSALLFSNPCNPTGKLVQGEELARWVGVARELECSLLIDEFYSHYVWTARPGMLPVESAARYVEDVNRDPVVLFDGLTKNWRYPGWRMTWTVGPKQVIDTVSSAGSFLDGGGSRPLQRAAIPLLQEDTVVAETRAIHSTFREKRDRFHSRLERLGIRTDRAPDGTFYVWGNLSGLPAPLNDGMAFFRAALEHKVITVPGEFFDVNPGKRRARASRFRSYVRLSFGPSWETLDKALQRLEALVLQHTPAAAP from the coding sequence GTGAGCGACAGCGTCCCCCTGCATGCGTTTCGCACCGTGCCCCGCACGGGCGTCATCTTCGTCACCGCCGAGGCCACGCGCCGCGGCTACCGCCCCGGCGACCCGGACTGGTGCAACCTGGGCCAGGGTCAGCCGGAGACGGGAGACCTGCCCGGCGCCCCGCCGCGCGTGGGCCAGGTGACGGTGGACATGGCGGACCAGGAGTACGCGCCGGTGGCGGGCCTCTGGGAGGTGCGGGAGGCCATCGCCGGGCTCTACAACCGGCTCTACCGCAAGGGGATGCCCAGCCAGTACAGCGCGGAGAACGTGTGCCTGTCCGGCGGTGGCCGCGCGGCCCTCACCCGCGCCGCGGCGAGCCTGGGCCAGGTGAACCTGGGCCACTTCCTGCCGGACTACACCGCGTATGAAGAGCTGCTGGACGTCTTCAAGGCGTTCACCGCCATCCCCATCCTGCTGGAGGGCGAGCGCGGCTACGCCTTCACGCACGAAGACCTGCGCCGTGAAATCCAGGGGCGCGGGCTGTCCGCGCTGCTCTTCTCCAACCCGTGCAACCCCACCGGCAAGCTGGTGCAGGGCGAGGAGCTGGCCCGGTGGGTGGGCGTCGCGCGGGAGCTGGAGTGCTCGCTGCTCATCGACGAGTTCTACTCGCACTACGTCTGGACGGCCCGCCCGGGGATGCTGCCGGTGGAGAGCGCCGCGCGGTACGTGGAGGACGTGAACCGCGACCCGGTGGTGCTCTTCGACGGGCTCACCAAGAACTGGCGCTATCCGGGCTGGCGCATGACGTGGACGGTGGGGCCGAAGCAGGTCATCGACACGGTGTCCAGCGCGGGCAGCTTCCTGGATGGCGGCGGCAGCCGGCCCTTGCAGCGCGCGGCCATTCCCCTGCTCCAGGAGGACACGGTGGTGGCGGAGACGCGCGCCATCCACTCGACGTTCCGGGAGAAGCGGGACCGGTTCCACTCGCGGCTGGAGCGGCTGGGCATCCGCACGGACCGGGCGCCGGACGGGACGTTCTACGTCTGGGGCAACCTGTCCGGACTGCCCGCGCCGCTCAACGACGGCATGGCCTTCTTCCGCGCCGCGCTGGAGCACAAGGTCATCACCGTGCCCGGTGAGTTCTTCGACGTGAACCCGGGCAAGCGCCGCGCGCGGGCCTCGCGCTTCCGCAGCTACGTGCGCCTGTCCTTCGGCCCCTCGTGGGAGACGCTGGACAAGGCGCTCCAGCGGCTGGAGGCCCTGGTGCTCCAGCACACGCCCGCCGCGGCGCCGTGA